A genomic region of Neisseria cinerea contains the following coding sequences:
- the adk gene encoding adenylate kinase: MKALLLGAPGAGKGTQAQFITAAFDIPQISTGDMLRAAIKAGTPLGLEAKKIIDEGGLVRDDIIIGMVKERIVQDDCKNGFLFDGFPRTLAQAEAMVEAGVDLDAVVEIDVPDSVIVDRMSGRRVHLASGRTYHVTYNPPKVEGKDDVTGEDLIQRDDDKEETVKKRLAVYHEQTEVLVDFYSKLEGEHAPKYIKVDGTQAVEAVKAEVLKGLGK, translated from the coding sequence ATGAAAGCATTACTTTTAGGCGCACCGGGCGCGGGCAAAGGCACTCAGGCGCAATTCATCACCGCCGCTTTTGATATTCCGCAAATTTCCACCGGCGACATGCTCCGTGCTGCGATCAAAGCAGGCACCCCGCTGGGTTTGGAAGCGAAAAAAATCATTGATGAAGGCGGCTTGGTGCGCGACGACATCATTATCGGCATGGTCAAAGAACGTATCGTGCAAGACGACTGCAAAAACGGTTTCCTGTTTGACGGTTTCCCGCGCACGCTGGCACAAGCCGAAGCCATGGTTGAAGCCGGTGTGGATTTGGATGCCGTGGTTGAAATCGACGTGCCCGACAGCGTGATTGTCGACCGCATGAGCGGCCGCCGCGTGCATTTGGCTTCCGGCCGTACTTACCACGTTACCTACAATCCGCCTAAAGTCGAAGGCAAAGACGATGTAACCGGCGAAGATTTGATTCAGCGCGACGACGACAAAGAAGAAACCGTGAAAAAACGCCTTGCCGTTTACCACGAGCAAACCGAAGTTTTGGTTGATTTTTACAGCAAACTGGAAGGCGAACACGCGCCTAAATACATCAAAGTTGACGGCACCCAAGCAGTAGAAGCCGTGAAAGCCGAAGTATTGAAAGGTTTGGGCAAATAA
- the pyrF gene encoding orotidine-5'-phosphate decarboxylase translates to MNPLISDFQTPQQRTPVIVALDFANEKDTLGFVRNLDPALCQIKIGKELFTATGRSLAESLIHQGFKLFLDLKYHDIPHTVAQACKVAADMGVWMVDMHASGGRRMMEAAAEAVAGYGTKPLLIGVTVLTSMEQSDLAEIGLNIPPEEQVIRLAKLAQSSGLDGVVCSAQEAAPLRRELEQDFVLVTPGIRLDVAGNNDDQRRIMTPAEALAAGSTYLVMGRPVTQAADPVAVLREVNRVANLEAN, encoded by the coding sequence ATGAACCCCTTAATCTCCGACTTCCAAACTCCGCAACAACGCACCCCGGTCATCGTCGCCCTTGATTTTGCCAACGAAAAAGACACGCTCGGATTCGTCCGCAACCTTGATCCGGCGTTGTGCCAAATCAAAATCGGCAAAGAGCTGTTTACCGCGACGGGGCGCAGTTTGGCGGAAAGCCTGATTCATCAGGGTTTCAAACTCTTTCTCGATTTGAAATACCACGACATTCCCCACACCGTCGCGCAAGCCTGCAAAGTCGCCGCCGATATGGGCGTTTGGATGGTCGATATGCATGCCTCAGGCGGCCGCCGTATGATGGAAGCCGCAGCAGAAGCCGTCGCTGGATACGGCACAAAGCCTCTCTTGATCGGCGTAACTGTGTTGACCAGTATGGAACAAAGCGATTTGGCGGAAATCGGTTTGAACATCCCCCCTGAAGAACAAGTCATCCGTTTGGCAAAACTGGCGCAAAGTTCGGGTTTGGATGGCGTGGTCTGTTCCGCCCAAGAAGCCGCACCATTGCGCCGTGAATTGGAGCAGGATTTTGTCTTGGTCACGCCCGGCATCCGCTTGGACGTTGCCGGCAACAACGACGACCAGCGCCGTATTATGACACCGGCCGAAGCTTTGGCTGCCGGTTCGACCTATTTGGTAATGGGTCGTCCTGTAACCCAAGCTGCCGATCCGGTAGCCGTATTGCGCGAAGTGAACCGCGTGGCAAACCTTGAAGCAAACTGA
- the hldA gene encoding ADP-heptose synthase — protein sequence MSAKFQQETLKSRFAQAKVLVVGDVMLDRYWFGDVSRISPEAPVPVAKIGRIDQRAGGAANVARNIASLGGKAGLLSVTGDDEAADALDTLMTQDGVASYLMRDKQIATTVKLRVVARNQQLIRLDFEEHPNCEVLEQIKQKYREILPEYDAIIFSDYGKGGLSHISDMIDWAKQVGKTVLIDPKGDDYEKYAGATLITPNRAELKEVVGSWKNENDLTEKAQNLRRHLDLTAILLTRSEEGMTLFSEGEPIYQPTRAQEVYDVSGAGDTVIAGMGLGLAAGYTMPEAMHLANTAAGVVVAKLGTAVCSFVELTKALEEQ from the coding sequence ATGTCCGCCAAGTTCCAACAAGAAACCCTCAAATCCCGTTTCGCGCAAGCCAAAGTCCTGGTTGTCGGCGACGTGATGCTCGACCGCTATTGGTTCGGCGATGTGTCCCGTATTTCGCCCGAAGCACCTGTGCCGGTGGCAAAAATCGGACGTATCGACCAACGCGCGGGTGGCGCGGCAAATGTCGCGCGCAACATCGCTTCGCTGGGCGGCAAAGCCGGGTTGTTGTCGGTAACCGGCGACGACGAAGCCGCCGACGCGCTCGATACGCTGATGACGCAAGACGGCGTCGCCTCCTATCTGATGCGTGACAAACAAATCGCTACCACCGTCAAACTGCGCGTCGTTGCCCGCAACCAGCAGCTTATCCGCCTTGATTTTGAAGAACATCCCAACTGCGAAGTGTTGGAACAAATCAAGCAGAAATACCGTGAAATCTTGCCCGAATACGACGCAATCATTTTTTCAGACTATGGCAAAGGCGGTCTGTCGCACATCTCCGACATGATCGATTGGGCGAAACAGGTCGGCAAAACCGTCTTAATCGACCCCAAAGGCGATGATTACGAAAAATACGCCGGTGCCACGCTGATTACGCCCAACCGCGCCGAATTGAAAGAAGTGGTCGGCAGTTGGAAAAACGAAAATGATTTGACCGAAAAAGCACAAAACCTGCGCCGCCACCTCGACTTGACCGCTATTTTGCTGACCCGAAGCGAAGAGGGTATGACCCTGTTCAGCGAAGGCGAACCCATTTACCAGCCCACCCGCGCTCAGGAAGTTTATGACGTGTCCGGCGCAGGCGACACCGTCATTGCCGGAATGGGCTTGGGGCTGGCGGCAGGCTACACCATGCCCGAAGCCATGCACCTTGCCAATACTGCGGCTGGGGTTGTCGTGGCGAAACTTGGTACGGCGGTTTGCTCGTTTGTCGAATTGACCAAGGCATTGGAAGAGCAATAA
- the rfaD gene encoding ADP-glyceromanno-heptose 6-epimerase — protein MTIIVTGAAGFIGSNIVKALNQRGITDIVAVDNLTRGEKFKNLAECEIAHYLDKHEFIRQVRGHLLPYENIEAVFHQGACSDTMNHDGLYMMDNNYQYTLDLLDWCQDERIPFLYASSAAVYGKGEIFREERELEKPLNVYGYSKFLFDQVLRRRMKEGLTAQVVGFRYFNVYGQHEQHKGRMASVAFHHFHQYREHGYVNLFGSNDGYGNGEQTRDFVSVEDVAKVNLYFFDHPELSGIYNLGTGRSQQFNELAAATVNACRAAEGKPEMSLKELVEEEFIRYIPFPDALKGKYQSFTQADITKLREAGYKEEFLDVKSGVDRYVKWMLENLA, from the coding sequence ATGACCATCATTGTAACAGGCGCGGCCGGCTTTATCGGCAGCAACATCGTCAAAGCCCTCAACCAACGCGGCATTACCGACATCGTCGCCGTCGACAACCTGACCCGTGGCGAAAAATTTAAAAACCTTGCCGAGTGCGAAATCGCCCACTACCTCGACAAACATGAATTCATCCGCCAAGTACGCGGCCATCTTCTGCCTTACGAAAATATCGAAGCTGTCTTCCACCAAGGCGCGTGTTCCGACACCATGAACCACGACGGCCTCTACATGATGGACAACAACTACCAGTACACGCTCGACCTCTTGGACTGGTGTCAGGACGAACGCATCCCCTTCCTATACGCCTCCAGCGCCGCCGTGTATGGCAAAGGTGAAATCTTCCGCGAAGAGCGCGAACTGGAAAAACCGCTCAATGTCTACGGCTACTCCAAATTCCTGTTTGACCAAGTATTGCGCCGCCGCATGAAAGAAGGTCTCACCGCCCAAGTCGTCGGCTTCCGCTACTTCAATGTTTACGGACAACACGAACAACACAAAGGTCGTATGGCATCGGTCGCCTTCCACCATTTTCATCAATACCGCGAACACGGTTACGTCAACCTGTTCGGTTCAAACGACGGCTACGGCAACGGAGAACAAACCCGCGACTTCGTCAGCGTCGAAGACGTTGCCAAAGTCAACCTTTACTTCTTCGACCATCCCGAACTTTCCGGCATCTACAACCTCGGAACAGGCCGCAGCCAACAGTTCAACGAACTCGCCGCCGCCACTGTCAACGCCTGCCGCGCAGCCGAAGGCAAACCTGAAATGAGCTTGAAAGAGCTGGTAGAAGAAGAATTTATCCGCTACATCCCATTTCCCGACGCGCTCAAAGGCAAATACCAAAGCTTCACCCAAGCCGACATCACCAAATTGCGCGAAGCTGGATATAAGGAAGAATTTTTGGATGTCAAATCAGGCGTCGACCGCTACGTCAAATGGATGCTGGAAAATTTGGCTTGA
- a CDS encoding type I restriction-modification system subunit M yields the protein MTEIQQRAQLHRQIWKIADEVRGAVDGWDFKQYVLGTLFYRFISENFTDYIQAGDSSINYADMSDSIITPEIKDDAVKVKGYFIYPSQLFCNIAAEAHQNEELNTKLKEIFTAIESSASGYPSEQDIKGLFDDFDTTSSRLGSTVADKNKRLAAVLKGVAELDFGNFENHHIDLFGDAYEYLISNYAANAGKSGGEFFTPQSVSKLIARLAVHGQEKVNKIYDPACGSGSLLLQAKKQFDEHIIEEGFFGQEINHTTYNLARMNMFLHNVNYNQFHIELGDTLTSPKLKDSKPFDAIVSNPPYSINWIGSDDPTLINDDRFAPAGVLAPKSKADFAFILHALNYLSSRGRAAIVSFPGIFYRGGAEQKIRQYLVEGNYVETVIALAPNLFYGTSIAVNILVLSKHKDNTDIQFIDASSFFKKETNNNVLTEEHIADIVKLFADKADVPHIAQNAAQQTVKDNGYNLAVSSYVEAEDTREIIDIKQLNAEISETVAKIERLRREIDEVIAEIEA from the coding sequence ATGACCGAAATACAACAACGCGCCCAACTGCACCGCCAAATCTGGAAAATTGCTGACGAAGTACGCGGCGCGGTGGACGGCTGGGACTTTAAACAATACGTTCTCGGCACACTTTTCTACCGCTTTATCAGCGAAAACTTCACCGACTATATTCAGGCAGGCGACAGCAGCATCAATTACGCCGACATGTCCGACAGCATCATCACGCCTGAAATCAAAGATGATGCCGTCAAAGTCAAAGGCTATTTCATCTACCCCAGCCAGCTTTTTTGCAATATTGCCGCCGAAGCCCATCAAAACGAAGAGCTCAACACCAAGCTGAAAGAAATTTTTACCGCGATTGAAAGCTCCGCCTCCGGCTATCCGTCCGAACAAGACATTAAAGGCCTGTTTGACGACTTCGACACCACCAGTAGCCGGCTCGGCAGCACTGTTGCCGACAAGAACAAACGCCTTGCCGCCGTCCTCAAAGGCGTGGCGGAACTCGATTTCGGCAATTTTGAAAACCACCACATCGACCTTTTCGGCGATGCCTACGAATACCTGATTTCCAACTACGCTGCCAACGCAGGCAAATCCGGCGGCGAATTTTTCACCCCGCAAAGCGTATCCAAGCTGATTGCGCGGCTGGCGGTGCACGGACAGGAGAAAGTAAACAAAATCTACGACCCAGCTTGCGGCTCGGGCAGCCTGCTCTTGCAGGCGAAAAAACAGTTTGACGAGCACATCATCGAAGAAGGCTTCTTCGGGCAGGAAATCAACCACACCACCTACAACCTTGCCCGCATGAACATGTTCCTGCACAACGTCAATTACAACCAATTCCATATCGAATTGGGCGACACACTGACCAGCCCCAAGCTCAAAGACAGCAAACCCTTTGATGCCATCGTTTCCAATCCGCCTTATTCCATCAACTGGATAGGCAGCGACGACCCCACCTTAATCAACGACGACCGCTTTGCCCCCGCAGGCGTACTCGCCCCGAAATCCAAAGCCGATTTTGCCTTCATCCTGCACGCACTGAACTACCTTTCTAGCAGAGGCCGCGCTGCCATCGTCTCATTCCCCGGCATTTTCTATCGCGGCGGCGCAGAGCAGAAAATCCGCCAATATCTGGTGGAGGGCAACTACGTGGAAACCGTCATCGCCCTTGCGCCCAATCTCTTTTACGGCACCAGCATCGCCGTCAATATCCTGGTTTTGTCCAAACACAAAGACAATACCGACATCCAATTTATCGATGCAAGCAGCTTCTTTAAAAAAGAAACCAACAACAACGTCTTAACCGAAGAACACATTGCCGACATCGTCAAGCTCTTCGCCGATAAAGCCGATGTGCCGCATATCGCCCAAAACGCCGCCCAGCAAACCGTCAAAGACAACGGCTACAACCTCGCCGTCAGCAGCTATGTCGAAGCCGAAGACACCCGCGAAATTATCGATATCAAACAGCTTAACGCGGAAATCAGCGAAACCGTTGCCAAAATCGAACGGCTGCGGCGTGAAATTGACGAAGTGATTGCAGAGATAGAGGCCTAG
- a CDS encoding restriction endonuclease subunit S produces MDMQSKAKKLIEMIQTASVEWKPLGEVVPISRGKRLVRSQLQDNGQYPVYQNSLQPLGFYDDQNCRAYMTFVIAAGAAGEIGFSDIEFWAADDCYYFDCPKEILHDKFLYYFLLSERHQLTSQIRKASVPRLGRVSIEKIKIPIPPLETQQKIVKILDKFTELEATLEAELALRKRQYQYYRDFLLDFDNQIGGWDS; encoded by the coding sequence ATGGATATGCAAAGCAAAGCGAAAAAATTGATTGAGATGATTCAGACGGCATCGGTGGAGTGGAAGCCGTTGGGGGAGGTTGTACCCATCTCAAGAGGTAAAAGATTGGTTCGCAGCCAGCTACAAGATAATGGCCAGTACCCTGTGTATCAAAATAGTTTGCAACCGTTAGGGTTTTACGACGACCAGAATTGCAGGGCATATATGACTTTTGTGATTGCAGCAGGAGCAGCTGGCGAAATCGGTTTTAGCGATATTGAATTTTGGGCAGCCGATGATTGTTATTACTTTGACTGCCCCAAAGAAATATTGCATGACAAATTTTTATATTATTTTCTTCTTTCAGAAAGACACCAATTAACAAGCCAAATTAGGAAAGCAAGCGTTCCAAGGCTTGGGCGGGTCTCAATCGAAAAAATCAAAATCCCTATCCCACCCTTGGAAACCCAACAAAAAATTGTAAAAATACTTGACAAATTTACCGAGCTGGAAGCTACGCTGGAAGCAGAATTAGCCCTGCGCAAACGTCAATACCAGTATTACCGCGACTTTCTTTTAGATTTTGACAATCAAATCGGGGGGTGGGATAGCTGA
- a CDS encoding restriction endonuclease subunit S, whose translation MTIKSGGGIADGYQFRLKDVVWKTLGEVVNIKNGKDWKNLSSGDIPVYGSGGVMGYVDTFAYDKPSVLIPRKGSITNIFYVDFPFWNVDTIYYTEIDTSKLKPKFFYYFMRTIDLMALDTGSGRPSLTQTILNKIKIPIPPLPEQEKIVAILDKFDTLTHSVSEGLPHEIALRRKQYEYYREQLLAFPKAA comes from the coding sequence TTGACAATCAAATCGGGGGGTGGGATAGCTGATGGCTATCAATTCCGTCTGAAAGATGTGGTTTGGAAGACGTTGGGGGAAGTGGTAAACATTAAGAATGGGAAGGATTGGAAAAATTTGAGCTCCGGCGATATTCCTGTATATGGCTCAGGCGGCGTAATGGGATATGTGGATACGTTTGCATATGATAAACCTAGTGTTTTGATTCCAAGAAAAGGGTCTATCACAAATATTTTTTATGTGGATTTCCCTTTTTGGAATGTTGATACTATCTATTACACAGAAATAGACACCAGTAAATTGAAGCCGAAATTTTTCTACTATTTTATGAGAACGATTGATTTAATGGCATTGGATACAGGCTCAGGAAGGCCAAGCCTTACACAGACAATCTTAAATAAGATTAAAATCCCCATCCCCCCACTCCCCGAACAAGAAAAAATCGTCGCCATCCTAGACAAATTCGATACCCTGACCCACTCCGTCAGCGAAGGTCTGCCGCACGAAATCGCCCTGCGCCGCAAACAATACGAATATTACCGCGAACAGCTGCTTGCCTTCCCCAAGGCTGCCTGA
- a CDS encoding type I restriction endonuclease subunit R translates to MNLETKPIAETPNFIVLDQYEKIEQSGSYQSENQLEAELIADLQNQGYEYRKDLNSQIRLLENLRAQLQRLNDVAFSDGEWARFLTEYLDRPSENITDKTRKIHDDHIYDFAFDDGRLKNIYLLDKKNLARNHVQVINQFEQTGTHANRYDVTVLVNGLPLVQIELKKRGVSVREAFNQVHRYSKESFNSENSLFKFLQIFVISNGTDTRYFANTTKRDKNSFDFTMNWARSDNHPIKDLKDFTATFLQKSVLLSVLLHYSVFDANDTLLIMRPYQIAAAERILWKINSSAQAKNWSKPESGGYVWHTTGSGKTLTSFKAARLATESAFIDKVFFVVDRKDLDYQTMKEYQRFSPDSVNGSESTAGLKRNLEKDDNKIIVTTIQKLNNLMKGEDNLPVYHQQVVFIFDECHRSQFGEAQKNLKKKFKKFCQFGFTGTPIFPENALGAETTAGVFGRELHSYVITDAIRDEKVLKFKVDYNDVRPQFKAVEAEQDEKKLSAAENRQALLHPERIREITQYILNQFRQKTHRLNAGGKGFNAMFAVSSVDAAKCYYEAFKTQQEGSLHPLKVATIFSFAANEEQNAVGEIVDETFEPEAMDSSAKEFLQAAINDYNACFKTNFGTDSKAFQNYYRDLAKRVKNQEVDLLIVVGMFLTGFDAPTLNTLFVDKNLRYHGLMQAFSRTNRIYDATKTFGNIVCFRDLEQATIDAITLFGDKNTKNVVLEKSYEEYMNGYTDSQTGEARRGYLDVAKELRQRFPDPDKIETEKDKKDFAKLFGEYLRAENVLQNYDEFAALRELQSVDAVDEDAMKAFQEKYYLSDEDVQEMRQVPMPSERAVQDYRSAYNDIRDWLSRQKAGEQKEQSKIDWDDVVFEVDLLKSQEINLDYILQLVFEHHKKIKGKAELVEEIRRIIRASIGHRAKESLIVDFINDTDLDKVPDVPAILETFYTYAQEVMRSEAAELIAAEGLNETAAARYLTGSLKRGYASENGTELTETLPKMSPLNPQYLTKKQSVFQKIAAFVEKFAGIGTDI, encoded by the coding sequence ATGAACCTCGAAACCAAACCCATTGCCGAAACGCCGAATTTCATCGTGCTCGACCAATATGAAAAAATCGAACAGTCGGGCAGCTACCAATCGGAAAACCAGTTGGAAGCGGAGTTAATCGCCGATTTGCAGAATCAGGGGTACGAATACCGCAAGGACTTGAACAGCCAAATCAGGCTGCTGGAAAACCTGCGCGCCCAGTTGCAGCGGCTGAACGATGTGGCGTTTTCAGACGGCGAATGGGCGCGTTTTTTGACGGAATATCTGGACAGGCCGTCTGAAAACATTACCGATAAAACCCGCAAAATCCACGACGACCATATTTACGATTTCGCTTTTGATGACGGCCGTCTGAAAAACATTTATCTGCTGGACAAGAAAAACCTTGCCCGCAACCATGTGCAGGTTATCAACCAGTTTGAGCAGACGGGCACGCATGCAAACCGTTATGACGTTACCGTGTTGGTAAACGGTCTGCCGCTGGTGCAGATTGAATTGAAAAAGCGCGGTGTGTCGGTGCGTGAAGCGTTCAATCAGGTGCACCGTTACAGCAAAGAGAGCTTCAACAGCGAAAATTCGCTGTTCAAATTCCTGCAAATCTTCGTGATTTCCAACGGCACGGACACGCGCTATTTTGCCAATACCACCAAGCGCGACAAAAACAGCTTCGATTTCACGATGAATTGGGCGCGGTCGGACAATCATCCGATTAAGGATTTGAAAGATTTCACCGCCACGTTCCTGCAGAAAAGCGTATTGCTGAGCGTTTTGCTGCATTACAGCGTGTTCGATGCGAATGATACGCTGCTGATTATGCGGCCGTATCAGATTGCTGCTGCCGAACGCATTTTGTGGAAAATCAACAGTTCGGCGCAGGCGAAGAATTGGAGCAAGCCGGAGAGCGGTGGCTATGTTTGGCACACCACGGGCAGCGGCAAAACGCTGACCAGCTTTAAGGCGGCGCGTCTGGCGACGGAATCGGCATTTATCGACAAGGTTTTCTTCGTGGTGGACAGGAAGGATTTGGACTATCAGACGATGAAGGAATACCAACGTTTTTCGCCCGACAGCGTGAACGGTTCGGAAAGCACGGCGGGCTTGAAGCGCAATTTGGAAAAAGACGACAACAAAATCATCGTTACCACCATCCAAAAGCTGAACAACCTGATGAAGGGTGAAGATAATCTGCCGGTTTACCATCAGCAGGTTGTATTTATTTTCGACGAATGCCACCGCTCGCAATTCGGCGAAGCACAAAAAAACCTGAAAAAGAAATTTAAAAAATTCTGCCAGTTCGGCTTTACCGGCACGCCGATTTTTCCCGAAAACGCTTTGGGCGCGGAAACCACGGCAGGCGTGTTCGGGCGGGAGCTGCATTCTTATGTGATTACCGATGCTATCCGCGATGAAAAAGTATTGAAATTCAAAGTGGATTACAACGATGTGCGCCCGCAGTTCAAAGCCGTGGAAGCGGAACAGGACGAGAAGAAACTGAGTGCCGCCGAAAACCGCCAAGCCCTGCTGCACCCCGAACGCATCCGCGAAATCACGCAATATATCCTGAACCAGTTCAGGCAGAAAACGCACCGGCTGAACGCAGGCGGCAAAGGCTTCAACGCCATGTTTGCCGTCAGCAGCGTGGATGCGGCGAAGTGCTATTACGAAGCGTTCAAAACACAACAGGAAGGCAGCCTGCACCCGTTGAAAGTGGCCACTATTTTTTCCTTTGCGGCCAATGAAGAGCAGAACGCCGTCGGTGAAATTGTTGACGAGACCTTCGAACCGGAAGCGATGGACAGTAGCGCGAAAGAATTTTTGCAGGCTGCCATCAACGATTACAACGCCTGTTTCAAAACCAATTTCGGCACGGACAGCAAAGCCTTTCAGAACTACTACCGCGATTTGGCAAAACGAGTAAAAAATCAGGAAGTGGATTTGCTGATTGTGGTCGGCATGTTTTTGACGGGTTTTGACGCGCCGACGCTGAATACGCTGTTCGTCGATAAAAACCTGCGCTATCACGGCCTGATGCAGGCGTTTTCTCGCACTAACCGCATTTATGATGCCACCAAAACCTTCGGCAACATTGTCTGCTTCCGCGATTTGGAGCAGGCAACCATTGATGCGATCACGCTCTTCGGCGATAAAAACACCAAAAATGTAGTGCTGGAAAAAAGCTACGAAGAATATATGAACGGCTATACCGACAGCCAGACCGGCGAAGCGCGGCGCGGTTATTTGGATGTGGCAAAAGAATTGCGCCAACGTTTCCCCGATCCCGACAAAATCGAAACGGAAAAAGACAAAAAAGATTTTGCCAAACTCTTCGGCGAATACCTGCGGGCGGAAAACGTATTGCAGAACTACGATGAATTTGCCGCGCTGCGTGAATTGCAGAGTGTGGATGCGGTGGACGAAGATGCGATGAAGGCGTTTCAAGAAAAATACTACTTGAGCGATGAAGACGTGCAGGAAATGCGGCAAGTGCCGATGCCGTCTGAAAGGGCAGTGCAGGACTACCGTTCCGCCTATAACGACATCCGAGACTGGCTGAGCCGCCAAAAAGCAGGCGAACAGAAAGAGCAATCAAAAATCGATTGGGACGATGTGGTTTTTGAGGTAGATTTGCTCAAATCGCAGGAAATCAATCTGGATTACATTTTGCAACTGGTTTTCGAGCATCACAAAAAAATCAAAGGCAAAGCGGAGCTGGTGGAAGAAATCCGCCGCATCATCCGCGCCAGCATCGGCCACCGCGCCAAAGAGAGCCTGATTGTGGATTTCATCAACGATACGGATTTGGATAAAGTCCCCGACGTTCCCGCCATACTGGAAACCTTCTACACCTACGCTCAAGAGGTGATGAGGAGTGAAGCTGCAGAGCTGATTGCCGCCGAAGGTTTGAATGAAACCGCCGCCGCACGCTATTTGACCGGCTCGCTCAAACGCGGCTATGCCAGCGAAAACGGTACGGAACTGACCGAAACCCTGCCGAAAATGAGTCCGCTCAACCCGCAATATCTGACGAAGAAACAAAGTGTTTTTCAAAAGATTGCGGCGTTTGTGGAGAAGTTTGCCGGAATAGGGACCGATATTTGA